One segment of Tenrec ecaudatus isolate mTenEca1 chromosome 1, mTenEca1.hap1, whole genome shotgun sequence DNA contains the following:
- the TSPAN1 gene encoding tetraspanin-1: MQCFKFLKTMMILFNLLIFLCGVALLAVGIWVSVDGSSFLKIFGPLSSSAMQFVNVGYFLIAAGAVLLALGFLGCYGAQTESKCILMMFFSILLVIFIAEVAAAVVALVYTSMAEEFLTLLVVPAIKKDYGQQSDFSQVWNTTMEGLKCCGFTNYTDFEDSPYFNEYHVFPPYCCQDYSTASVPCTREKAEADHVEGCFKQLLHDIRTNAVTVGGVAAGIGGLELAAMIVSMYLYCNMD, from the exons ATGCAGTGCTTCAAGTTCCTTAAGACCATGATGATCCTCTTCAATTTGCTCATCTTT CTGTGTGGTGTGGCCTTGCTGGCTGTGGGCATCTGGGTATCGGTGGATGGATCCTCCTTCCTGAAGATCTTCGGGCCGCTGTCATCCAGTGCCATGCAGTTTGTCAACGTGGGCTACTTCCTCATTGCGGCTGGCGCTGTGCTCCTTGCTCTCGGGTTCCTGGGCTGCTACGGTGCTCAGACGGAGAGCAAGTGTATCCTCATGATG ttcttcTCCATTCTCCTCGTCATCTTCATTGCTGAAGTCGCAGCTGCTGTGGTCGCCTTGGTCTACACCTCGATG gctgagGAATTCCTGACGTTGCTGGTAGTGCCTGCCATCAAGAAAGACTATGGTCAGCAGTCGGACTTCTCCCAAGTGTGGAATACCACCATGGAAGGG CTCAAGTGCTGTGGCTTCACAAACTACACGGACTTTGAAGACTCTCCCTACTTCAACGAATACCATGTCTTCCCCCCTTACTGTTGCCAGGActacagcacagccagtgtgcccTGCACCAGGGAGAAGGCCGAGGCCGATCATGTGGAG GGTTGCTTCAAACAGCTTCTTCATGACATCAGAACCAATGCGGTCACCGTGGGTGGTGTGGCTGCTGGAATTGGAGGCCTGGAG CTGGCTGCCATGATCGTGTCCATGTATCTGTACTGCAATATGGACTGA